Proteins encoded within one genomic window of Halorussus salilacus:
- a CDS encoding methionine adenosyltransferase: MTDRNIQVEPIDRPAVEDQEIEIVERKGLGHPDSICDGIAESVSRALAQAYLDRVGKVLHYNTDETQLVAGRANPEFGGGEMVEPIYLLIVGRATSEYGDVTIPTETIALRAAREYLGSNFPELDLGTDIIVDVKLGEGSGDLREVFGEEGATVPMANDTSFGVGHAPLTETERIVLNAERRLNGEFADDHPALGQDVKIMGKREGDDIDITVAAAMIDKYVSDRDDYDAEVEAVREFVGEVAREYTDREVTVYVNTADGDGDGEDSIYLTTTGTSAEMGDDGSVGRGNRSNGLITPNRSMSMEATSGKNPVNHIGKIYNLLGTQIAEQVVAEVDGIRDLRIRLLSQIGRPIDQPHVADAQVVTEDGVLLSDIEDDVVDIVDRELADVTAITQRVIDGELSTF, from the coding sequence ATGACCGACAGGAACATTCAGGTCGAACCCATCGACCGCCCCGCAGTCGAGGACCAGGAGATAGAGATCGTCGAGCGAAAGGGGCTCGGACACCCCGACTCCATCTGCGACGGCATCGCCGAGAGCGTCTCGCGCGCGCTGGCGCAGGCCTATCTCGACCGCGTGGGGAAGGTGCTCCACTACAACACCGACGAGACCCAGCTGGTCGCCGGGCGCGCGAACCCCGAGTTCGGCGGCGGCGAGATGGTCGAACCCATCTACCTGCTCATCGTGGGCCGGGCGACCAGCGAGTACGGCGACGTGACCATCCCGACCGAGACCATCGCGCTCCGGGCGGCCCGCGAGTACCTCGGGTCGAACTTCCCGGAACTCGACCTCGGAACCGACATCATCGTCGACGTGAAACTCGGCGAGGGCAGCGGCGACCTCAGGGAGGTCTTCGGCGAGGAGGGCGCGACCGTCCCGATGGCCAACGACACCAGCTTCGGCGTCGGCCACGCGCCCCTGACCGAGACCGAGCGCATCGTGCTGAACGCCGAGCGCCGCCTCAACGGCGAGTTCGCCGACGACCACCCCGCGCTGGGTCAGGACGTGAAGATCATGGGCAAGCGCGAGGGCGACGACATCGACATCACGGTCGCCGCGGCGATGATCGACAAGTACGTCTCCGACCGCGACGACTACGACGCCGAGGTCGAGGCTGTGCGCGAGTTCGTCGGCGAGGTCGCCCGCGAGTACACCGACCGCGAGGTGACGGTCTACGTCAACACCGCCGACGGAGACGGCGACGGCGAGGACAGCATCTACCTCACCACCACCGGCACCAGCGCCGAGATGGGCGACGACGGCTCCGTGGGTCGGGGCAACCGCTCGAACGGTCTCATCACCCCCAACCGCTCGATGTCGATGGAGGCGACCTCGGGCAAGAACCCCGTCAACCACATCGGGAAGATATACAACCTCCTCGGGACCCAGATCGCCGAGCAGGTCGTCGCCGAGGTCGACGGCATCCGCGACCTCCGAATCCGCCTGCTCAGCCAGATCGGCCGCCCCATCGACCAGCCCCACGTCGCCGACGCGCAGGTCGTCACCGAGGACGGCGTCCTGCTGTCGGACATCGAGGACGACGTCGTCGACATCGTCGACCGCGAACTCGCCGACGTGACCGCCATCACCCAGCGCGTCATCGACGGCGAACTGAGCACGTTCTGA
- the cyaB gene encoding class IV adenylate cyclase gives MYEVEVKVRADHDAVRERLAELGADSVNEVAQEDTYYDAPHREFAETDEALRVREETPAEGEQATELTYKGPLVEAESKTRREIETAVEDGDAADAILSALGFDPAATVRKERERFAVGGYTVTLDSVEGLGEFVEVETEAEDDIESAREGAFAVLRDLGLDPGDQIRTSYLGLLLEKDADGSE, from the coding sequence ATGTACGAGGTCGAAGTGAAGGTCCGCGCCGACCACGACGCGGTCCGCGAGCGACTCGCCGAACTCGGGGCCGATTCCGTGAACGAGGTCGCTCAGGAGGACACCTACTACGACGCCCCGCACCGCGAGTTCGCCGAGACGGACGAGGCGCTTCGGGTCCGCGAGGAGACGCCCGCCGAGGGCGAGCAGGCCACCGAACTCACCTACAAGGGACCGCTCGTGGAGGCCGAATCCAAGACCCGCCGAGAGATAGAGACCGCGGTCGAAGACGGCGACGCGGCCGACGCCATCCTCTCGGCGCTCGGGTTCGACCCCGCGGCGACCGTGCGCAAGGAGCGCGAGCGGTTCGCGGTCGGGGGCTACACCGTCACGCTCGACTCGGTGGAGGGGTTGGGGGAGTTCGTCGAGGTCGAGACCGAAGCCGAGGACGACATCGAGTCGGCGCGCGAGGGCGCGTTCGCGGTCCTGCGCGACCTCGGTCTCGACCCCGGCGACCAGATTCGGACCTCGTATCTCGGACTCCTGCTCGAAAAAGACGCCGACGGGAGCGAGTAG